From the genome of Marinitoga litoralis:
AGGTAATAAATTTACCAAAATATGGTTGTTGGAATGTACATGCTTCATTGCTACCTAAATATAGAGGGGCAGCTCCTATACAAAGGGCAATAGAAAACGGTGAAAACAAAACAGGTATATCAATATTCAAAATTGTTGAAGAATTAGATGCAGGACCAATAGCATATATTAAAGAAACACCTATATATATGGAAGATAATTTTGAATCATTATATAATAGATTAGCTGAAATAGGAAGCGAATCATTAATAGATTTCTTAAATAATTTTGATCAATATACAAAAAAGTTGATATATCAAGACGATTCTCAAGCTACGTATGCCAATAAGATAACAAATGAAGATACCTATATTAATTGGTTTGATGATAATTTTAAAGTATTTAATAAAATTCGAGCGTATGATCCAATTCCTGGTTCGAAATGTGAATACAATGGTGAGATAATTAAATTATTTAAAGCAAAATTGCATTCTTCGGATACGGATTTGCCTGGAAAGATTTTAGAAATAGATAAAGATGGAGCTATTATATCTACTGGTAATGGTAGTATTAAAGTAGAAAAGATACAATTTCCAGGTAAAAAAGCTATTAATTTTATTGATGCCTTAAATGGAAGAAAAATAAAAGTTGGAGATACATTAAAAAATATAAGAAAGGAGTGATTTTAGTGGCTGAAAATTTTAATATGTATATGATAAAAGGTTATAGGAATGAAGAAGATGCAAAGGTGATTGAGGAAATACTAAAAAATATTGATGGAATAATAAAATTTAAAGTAGAAAAATCTTTTGGTGCAGTTGAATTAACATTTGATGATGAAAAAACTTCTAGAGAAGAAATTAGTGAA
Proteins encoded in this window:
- the fmt gene encoding methionyl-tRNA formyltransferase, coding for MRIVFMGTPDFAAIHLKKLIENDFNIIGVFSQPDKPKGRGKKLQPTPVKIVAQEYNLPIFQPNSVNLKSGFESLKELNPDIIITVAYGKILKEKVINLPKYGCWNVHASLLPKYRGAAPIQRAIENGENKTGISIFKIVEELDAGPIAYIKETPIYMEDNFESLYNRLAEIGSESLIDFLNNFDQYTKKLIYQDDSQATYANKITNEDTYINWFDDNFKVFNKIRAYDPIPGSKCEYNGEIIKLFKAKLHSSDTDLPGKILEIDKDGAIISTGNGSIKVEKIQFPGKKAINFIDALNGRKIKVGDTLKNIRKE
- a CDS encoding heavy-metal-associated domain-containing protein, whose translation is MAENFNMYMIKGYRNEEDAKVIEEILKNIDGIIKFKVEKSFGAVELTFDDEKTSREEISEKLKTKGFELKY